The Carassius auratus strain Wakin unplaced genomic scaffold, ASM336829v1 scaf_tig00216189, whole genome shotgun sequence genome contains the following window.
GACACGAGACGTatcttaaaactgttaaaaagcatttaaaaatcctttctaattattatcattgCAATTTTTATGACACAagtaaagttcttttttttttgtctttcgtTAATCAAAAAGTcattcaaataaagaaatattaagcCCAGAGTCGATTattcaaaaataactgttttgatcTGATCATAGCCTAAAGAGTCATGGGTTTGAGTGCAGTTATTTGATAGCACTATTGTATATAGCACGTTTTATATTGTAGACATATTGGAGATTAATACTAATGAACATGCCACTACAAATTCAaccattacattaaaatacatttaatacagtgtatttaaataatttctgcagCGTTCAAATTCTTGTTTATGTCAGACTGTGGCAACAGCAGTGAGGATGGTCACTTATCGCTCACATAATGCACCATATAATGGGAAAACATATTGTTTTATGACATGATATGTCGTTATTAcgagaaaaaatatgttgttttaactagatatttatattgtttttattacataaCATCTCGTTATTACAAGAAACGATgtcattataatgagaaaacatcttATTACGAGAAAAGATGTGGTTGTAACAagaaaacatcataattactgaccaactttatattaggtggccttaactactatgtacttacataaaaaaataagtacaatgtacttaatgtgttcatattgtattgtaaaacacttttgctgctattgaggtgggatggggtaaggttagggagagggttggaggtatgggtaagtttaagggtgggttaaggtgtaaagtatgggtcaacagtgtaattataaatgtaattacagaaattaaataaagatgtaattacatgtagtttaaatataagtacaatgtaaaaaacatgtatgtacacaataagtacattgtactaaattattaattaaaatgtaagtacatagtagttaaggccacttaaaaCAAAGTGGGTCCATAATTACTAGACATCATTATTACTAGAAAAGATGACGTTTTAAGGAGAAAACATCTCGTTATTACAAGAAAAGATGtcgttttaatgagaaaacactTCTTTATTATGAGAAAAGATGTGATTTTACCGAGAAAACATCTTGTTATTACCAGAAAAGATGTCGttttaacgtaaaaaaaaatctcGTTATTATGAGAAAAGATGTCGTTTTAACGAGAAAAGTTGACGTTAAAATGACATATCATCTCGTTATTATGACATATTTGAGTGGGGAAAAAATGTGTGTGGCAACAATGTGTCAGCATACACTATAGTCCCACACTATCGAACTCAGTAATTTCTCTGGTGGAAATAAAGGATCGCTGTTTGGTTCCTCTGTCGTGTGTAGCCTCCGTGTCTCTGATAAGCACAGCATTTTAAGCTGGTGCACCGCTAGTAtaactttgttttcattttgtgcaAGTTTGCAACTGTTTCGTTCCATGCAACAGAAACACTCGGTGTAGCGTGGCCTTTACGATTAATTAACCGTGGCGTTTTAAAGCACGGTTAATCGTGAAACCGTTTAATCGCTGCATCCCTAACCTCAATTActtaggagacattcttgtctaaATCTGCTCTGGCGGTGAAACAACAGAGGACTGATAACAGTCACTCAGGACGGGTCTATggtaagacaccagtccagtATGTGTTGAaatgctactgtcaatcaaactatcatgggaggggcctgtctgtgtgacgtcacaaCAGGTATCTGAAATCAACTCAATTTGGgaaaggggtaaagattttagtagattaaaaaaaaaacactcggtggattattaatcattatagggtggttgtgtacactgccaacacacatttcagttcaaacaacttgtaaaagtgcatgtagcatccgatgacccATTAAAGATAAATCATGGTGCACAAAGACCCCATTAGTCCCTTAAAAGGCATTTGATAAACTGGAAAACTGAATAATCTTAATTAAGTTTTTAATGGATGACTTCCAGTTTTGTTGCAAGTGACATGATGAATTTGAGGCTTGAGCGGGATTCGAACTTGTGTCCCTGATGTGTAATGTATTAAGCAACACATAGCTTATACATGCTTTAAGTCAGTGaaataaacttgaaaaatgtAGGTACAAATTATGTAGTCAAAGGCTTTCACAAGTACTAGAGCACAGGCCCCTCATTATAAAGTGaccttatattttaatatatcggTAGATAATTGTCTCTCCCAGCAGTAGAGAATCGTTCACAATCTACACACATTGGCTTCATCGCTGACGAACGATAGAAGTCATGTGAAAGTTTCCCTACAACGGACTGTCTATAAATATCACCTCATCCAGAACTCTCTTCTGTCTTAAAGTTACTCATGGAAAAAAAAACGCTGCAAATGATTCAGTGTGTGAGTGAACTCTCTGAAAGAATCAAACTTAATCACGAATACATTAAAAGCTTTTTGCAATCCGTTGGCTGATTAGATCAAAAGAGTGTTTCATTTGCTGATCATGGCATCGATAGTTTAAACAGTTATGAAAGCTCAAATATTATAAAGAAAATCGACTCTCAGGTTAATATGCGGTAATCTACATCATCAGAAAAGGGtttatcagtaatattttactcggtcacagcagtatttaaaataaaaacattagaaatgaaaaaataaaacagacctttttatttttatttttggtgccaCACAATTTTTTGCTTATTCAAATATGTTTATAGGGCGTTACCCTTTTTGGACTCTTGAGTATATATATAACCCAAACTAGGTTACTGATTCCATACATGTTCTTATGtgcatttactatatatatataaatatatgatcgTTTTCTTCATATTTTGGTCTCTCTGACTGTGGTTGATTATCTGTGCTTTTACATTTACCaagtaaatattgttttgatCTTGCATACCATAATATTAGTAATGACTTCAAATGAAACTGACATTCACCCTGAGAATATGTTTCTCTGCTATCCACTCCGGCCGGACTCCTGTATGAAACTGCACCGTCTTACTGTAGTTAAAGTGGTGATGTATGTTTTCATGGTGCTGATGATCCTCACAACAGTTTTTGGGAACCTGCTGGTAatcatctccatctctcacttcaAACAGCTTCAGTCTCCAACTCATCTGATCGTTCGCTCTCTGGCTGCCAGCGACTGTCTCCTGGGTTCTTTGGTCATGCCGTTCAGCATGGTGCGATCTGTTGAAGGCTGCTGGTATCTGGGAGATTTTGTGTGTAAAGTGCATTCTAGTTTGGACATGACTTTCAGCATCTCTTCTTTAATACATCTCAGTTTAATATCTGTCGACAGGTACATGGCCATTTGTGACCCTCTGAGGTACAGAATGAGGGTCACAAACAACATTGTGTCTGTACTGACTACCTTCACATGGCTTTTTTCATTTCTCTACAGCTTTTCTATTGTGTTTTCAGGGGTAAACAAAATTGGCTTGGAGTCATTCATCATGCAGGTTTACTGTGTGGgaagttgtgttttgttttttaacaaacagTGGGGTCTTATATGTTCccttctcacattctttcttccCGGGACGATCATGAGCTCTCTGTATATGAAAATCTTCCATGTTGCACGAAAACACGCAAAGCATATGTCAGAAAGAGTGACTGTGTTGGCAACAAGGGGGTTGAAGAGCCAAAGCTCTGCTGAAAGAGAAGGAAAGGCAGCTAAAACTCTGGCCATTGTCATGGGTGTTTTTTATCTCTGCTGGTTGCCTTTTTTTACCGCCACTGCTGTAGATCCTTTCCTCAATTTCGTGACTCCTGGTGATGTTTTTGATGCTTTGGTTTGGTTTGGATACTTTAATTCCACTTGTAACCCACTGATATATGGTTTCTTCTATCCTCGCTTTCAGAAAGTTTTTAAAATTCTCATATCCACTTATATCTTTGCCTGCAATGACTCGAGCACCTTTGATACTTGAATCAATTTAaatttgttcattaaaaataagCATGTTAATGCTATTGTAAGAATCTGGCCTGACATACATTTCCTCTAAAGGTCTCCACAAACACATTAACTATCTGGATTACTGAAATAttgacaaaactaaaataattatatttagttgtaaaaaataaaatgctttttactGCAAATACTGGTGTTTATGTCAAACGCAGAAGTTATTTTAGCTTTGATTTCATATAGGTCattattgttttttgtaataattatcaATAAAGTTGTTTAATGCTTAATGTTGGGTTTACATAACTAAGTATAATGCATGTTTttactattaactattaatataaaaaagtaacattttcttTTCAGAATTCTGTCTAAAAGTATTCATAAATCACAGTCCCGTCTTATTCAgataaaactgtattatttagaCTGCAATGCATGTTTGAGCGGTCCAAACTAAAAGCAATTTGCATtgacatatattaaaataggtcAGTGACATTGTTTTATCTCAGGATGCACACCAGAAATAATTTTCAGCCCTGCAATTAACACTGAGTATAGGTTTGTGTATGTCAAATTTATGAAAGCTATTTAATTGTCCTAATTCTCTCCTGGCTTAATCTGAACCATCTACAAAACCAGGTCTTACtcttatattttgaattattaagtGTGCATTTGTCTCCATCTTGTGGACAATATTTGGACAGGGGACATTTTGACTGAAAAAGTGAGGCAATCTGGTTGtcatatttctaatatatttttttcagcctTGCTGCTTGTGACCTACTGTCTTGCAGACTCTAGCTCTTATCAAACACTCCTGAAGCAGCTGATCAAGCTCTTTAGGATCACATGAAAATACACATGCAGGAGTGCTTTAGGTTGGaactttaaacaaaatgtttcgGTTATACTTATACTGCTTTACGAAAAGTCTAATTTTGTTTCACTTTATGGTTTAAGTTTCTTTTAAAGTTTTATGTTTCAAACTTTTTTAGGCCTATA
Protein-coding sequences here:
- the LOC113097351 gene encoding trace amine-associated receptor 4-like → MTSNETDIHPENMFLCYPLRPDSCMKLHRLTVVKVVMYVFMVLMILTTVFGNLLVIISISHFKQLQSPTHLIVRSLAASDCLLGSLVMPFSMVRSVEGCWYLGDFVCKVHSSLDMTFSISSLIHLSLISVDRYMAICDPLRYRMRVTNNIVSVLTTFTWLFSFLYSFSIVFSGVNKIGLESFIMQVYCVGSCVLFFNKQWGLICSLLTFFLPGTIMSSLYMKIFHVARKHAKHMSERVTVLATRGLKSQSSAEREGKAAKTLAIVMGVFYLCWLPFFTATAVDPFLNFVTPGDVFDALVWFGYFNSTCNPLIYGFFYPRFQKVFKILISTYIFACNDSSTFDT